One window of the Triticum dicoccoides isolate Atlit2015 ecotype Zavitan chromosome 3B, WEW_v2.0, whole genome shotgun sequence genome contains the following:
- the LOC119282134 gene encoding polygalacturonase inhibitor-like: MLSKWSECSADRMRMYSHALLVLLLCSLLAGAANAEPSRELTYKDCHPDDKAVLLAFPESWSSSWAPDTPCCDWFAVACARSTARVVGFSVFQDPNFTGTIPSAIAGLTHLEDLFLHHLPGLSGPIPSAIGKLTNLSRLEILWTAVSGPVPSSLGKLKKLTQLDLSFNSLSGAIPVTLGAIPGITLSRNRLTGAIPQMFLSESAGQDVYLDVSHNNLTGPIPASFAAVNFTHLDLSRNALTGDASGLFGRGKELQYINLSRNAFDFYLSGVVVLPEKLFHLDMSHNAIQGSIPAQVANVANLLAFNVRYNRLCGPVPAGGNMARFDLYSFQHNKCLCGAPLPPCKK, from the coding sequence ATGCTCAGCAAGTGGTCCGAGTGCTCTGCCGACAGGATGAGGATGTACTCACATGCTCTGCTCgttctcctcctctgctctctcctcgccggcgcgGCCAACGCCGAGCCCTCTCGGGAGCTTACTTACAAGGATTGCCACCCCGACGACAAGGCGGTGCTGCTCGCCTTCCCGGAGTCCTGGTCCTCGTCATGGGCGCCCGACACACCCTGCTGCGACTGGTTCGCCGTCGCCTGCGCCCGCTCCACCGCCCGCGTCGTGGGCTTCTCCGTCTTCCAGGACCCCAACTTCACGGGCACAATCCCCAGCGCCATCGCCGGTCTCACCCACCTGGAAGACCTTTTCCTACACCACCTCCCGGGGCTATCGGGCCCCATACCGTCGGCGATAGGCAAGCTCACCAATCTCTCTAGGCTCGAAATCTTATGGACGGCCGTGTCGggccccgtgccgtcctccttgggcaAGCTCAAGAAGCTCACCCAGCTCGACCTCTCCTTCAACTCGCTCAGCGGCGCTATCCCGGTGACGCTGGGCGCCATCCCCGGCATCACCCTCAGCCGCAACCGCCTCACCGGCGCCATCCCCCAGATGTTCCTCAGCGAGTCCGCCGGCCAGGACGTCTACCTCGACGTGTCGCACAACAACCTCACCGGCCCCATACCGGCCTCGTTCGCTGCAGTGAACTTCACGCACCTCGACCTCTCGCGCAACGCCCTGACCGGCGACGCGTCCGGCCTCTTCGGGCGCGGGAAGGAACTGCAGTACATCAACCTGTCCCGCAACGCCTTTGATTTCTACCTGTCAGGCGTGGTGGTGCTCCCGGAGAAGCTCTTCCACCTAGATATGAGCCACAATGCCATCCAAGGCAGCATCCCGGCGCAGGTCGCGAACGTGGCCAACCTGCTGGCCTTCAACGTCAGGTACAACAGGCTCTGCGGCCCCGTGCCGGCCGGCGGGAACATGGCGAGGTTCGATCTCTACAGCTTCCAGCACAACAAGTGCCTCTGCGGTGCTCCCCTCCCTCCGTGCAAGAAATAG